The following are encoded in a window of Ranitomeya variabilis isolate aRanVar5 chromosome 8, aRanVar5.hap1, whole genome shotgun sequence genomic DNA:
- the TEF gene encoding thyrotroph embryonic factor isoform X1, whose amino-acid sequence MSAPQPSAQTSPAPAAPGSLLGDSFPLVLKRLIENPPRSCLDPGDGDKDKIKLEKNDDLDGTSLAVSAALMPPIWDKTIPYDGESFHLEYMDLDEFLLENGIPSSPTQLAQAIQNPLMPVSKLEEEEESASTSSTSPVSPSVLLQNTEEISVKEESDPPSPIDPEKVEVEVNFNPDPSDLVLSSVPGGELFDPRKHKFADEELKPQPMIKKAKKIYVPEDLKDEKYWNRRKKNNVAAKRSRDARRLKENQITVRAAFLEKENTALRTEVAELRKELGKCRNIITKYESQYGEFDFSDSE is encoded by the exons ATGTCTGCACCGCAGCCGTCAGCCCAGACCTCTCCCGCTCCGGCGGCACCGGGCTCGCTGCTCGGAGACTCCTTCCCGCTGGTGCTGAAGAGGCTGATAGAGAACCCCCCGAGGAGCTGCCTGGACCCAGGAGACGGCG ACAAAGACAAGATTAAGTTGGAGAAAAATGACGACCTTGATGGGACCTCGCTTGCTGTGTCGGCTGCGCTCATGCCCCCTATTTGGGATAAGACCATTCCATACGATGGAGAGTCTTTTCATCTGGAATATATGGACCTAGATGAGTTTCTGTTAGAGAATGGGATCCCATCCAGCCCCACACAGCTGGCTCAGGCCATACAGAACCCACTAATGCCAGTGTCTAagctggaggaagaagaggagtctGCATCCACCTCGTCCACATCCCCGGTGTCGCCGTCTGTTTTGCTGCAGAATACAGAAG AAATCTCTGTAAAAGAAGAGTCCGATCCGCCAAGTCCTATAGATCCAGAAAAAGTAGAAGTGGAAGTAAACTTCAATCCAGACCCCAGTGATCTGGTGCTCTCCAGCGTGCCAGGAGGAGAACTTTTTGATCCGAGGAAACACAAATTTGCAGATGAAGAGTTGAAGCCACAACCCATGATTAAGAAGGCCAAGAAAATTTACGTCCCAGAGGATTTGAAG GATGAAAAATACTGGAACAGACGGAAGAAGAATAATGTGGCGGCTAAGCGATCCCGAGACGCCCGGCGACTTAAAGAGAACCAGATCACTGTCCGAGCCGCTTTCCTAGAAAAGGAGAATACTGCTCTACGTACAGAAGTGGCAGAGTTACGGAAAGAGCTGGGCAAATGCAGAAACATAATTACCAAATATGAGAGCCAATATGGAGAGTT TGACTTCAGTGATTCAGAGTGA
- the TEF gene encoding thyrotroph embryonic factor isoform X2: MSAPQPSAQTSPAPAAPGSLLGDSFPLVLKRLIENPPRSCLDPGDGDKDKIKLEKNDDLDGTSLAVSAALMPPIWDKTIPYDGESFHLEYMDLDEFLLENGIPSSPTQLAQAIQNPLMPVSKLEEEEESASTSSTSPVSPSVLLQNTEEISVKEESDPPSPIDPEKVEVEVNFNPDPSDLVLSSVPGGELFDPRKHKFADEELKPQPMIKKAKKIYVPEDLKDEKYWNRRKKNNVAAKRSRDARRLKENQITVRAAFLEKENTALRTEVAELRKELGKCRNIITKYESQYGEL, from the exons ATGTCTGCACCGCAGCCGTCAGCCCAGACCTCTCCCGCTCCGGCGGCACCGGGCTCGCTGCTCGGAGACTCCTTCCCGCTGGTGCTGAAGAGGCTGATAGAGAACCCCCCGAGGAGCTGCCTGGACCCAGGAGACGGCG ACAAAGACAAGATTAAGTTGGAGAAAAATGACGACCTTGATGGGACCTCGCTTGCTGTGTCGGCTGCGCTCATGCCCCCTATTTGGGATAAGACCATTCCATACGATGGAGAGTCTTTTCATCTGGAATATATGGACCTAGATGAGTTTCTGTTAGAGAATGGGATCCCATCCAGCCCCACACAGCTGGCTCAGGCCATACAGAACCCACTAATGCCAGTGTCTAagctggaggaagaagaggagtctGCATCCACCTCGTCCACATCCCCGGTGTCGCCGTCTGTTTTGCTGCAGAATACAGAAG AAATCTCTGTAAAAGAAGAGTCCGATCCGCCAAGTCCTATAGATCCAGAAAAAGTAGAAGTGGAAGTAAACTTCAATCCAGACCCCAGTGATCTGGTGCTCTCCAGCGTGCCAGGAGGAGAACTTTTTGATCCGAGGAAACACAAATTTGCAGATGAAGAGTTGAAGCCACAACCCATGATTAAGAAGGCCAAGAAAATTTACGTCCCAGAGGATTTGAAG GATGAAAAATACTGGAACAGACGGAAGAAGAATAATGTGGCGGCTAAGCGATCCCGAGACGCCCGGCGACTTAAAGAGAACCAGATCACTGTCCGAGCCGCTTTCCTAGAAAAGGAGAATACTGCTCTACGTACAGAAGTGGCAGAGTTACGGAAAGAGCTGGGCAAATGCAGAAACATAATTACCAAATATGAGAGCCAATATGGAGAGTTGTAA